The DNA region TCGCGCCCTGCCGCACGCCGTGGCCCACGAACTCCCAGCCCGCGTCGAGCATCGCGCGCGCCACCGGCTCGTAGCTCCGGCACACATTCGCGTTGATGGCCGTGGTGGCTCGGATCTTGCGCTTGCCGAGCGCCTCGAGCATCCGCCAGAACCCGACGCGCATCCCGTAATCGTGCCACGCCCAGTTGGGGACGTCGGGCACCGTCTGGACACCCTGCGGGGCCGTGAGGTATTGGCGCGCCATCGGCTTCTCGATGTCCCACTCCTCGATGTTGACGATCGTCCACACCGCCAGGCGCGCCCCCTTCGGGAGCTTCCAGGGCCGGCGGGCGGAGATCGGTGAATAGTCGAAACGCTCGGACGGGAGTCTCACGCGGTCCTCCTATCGTTTCGAGATGCAATCCCACGATCGGCCTATAGTACAATCCCCAGCCGTGACCTCGCCCCGGGCGGTCGACATCCACTCGCACTTCTACCCGGAGGCCTTCCTCAAGGTGATCGAGGCCGAGGGCGCGCCGTTCGGCGCCCGCGTGGATCGCTCGAGCGCGAAGGGGCCGGCCATCGCCGTGAACGGCGCCCCGGGGCCGCCGCTCGACGCGACGTACTGGGACCTCGATCGCCGCGTGCGGGCGATGGACAAAGCGGGCGTCGAGCTCCACGCGCTCTCGCTGACGGTGCCGATGGTCTACTGGGCGCGCGGCGAGACCGCGACGCGCGCGGCGCGCGCCGTGAACGACGCGATGGCGGAGGCGCACCGCGCGTACCCCGGGCGCTTCGTCGGCTGCGCGACGCTCCCGCTGCAGGAGCCTGGGCGGGCGCTCGCCGAGCTCGAGCGCGCGGCGAAGCTCCCGGGCATCCGCGCCGTCTACCTCGGGACCAACGTGAACGGCCGCGAGCTCTCCGATCCCGCGTTCGAGCCGATCTACGCCCGCTGCGAGGCGCTGCGGCTTCCCGTGCTGCTCCATCCGATCTCGGTGATCGGCGCCGAGCGTCTCCGGCCCTTCTATCTCGGCAACCTCCTCGGCAATCCCTTCGACAACGCGATCGCCGCGGCGCACCTGGTCTTTGGCGGAGTGCTCGACCGTCACCCGAAGCTCGAGGTGTGCCTGCCGCACGCGGGCGGCGCGCTGCCGTATCTCTTCGGGCGGCTCCAGCACGGCCAGCGCGTGCGTCCGGAGGCGCGGGGGCGCGCGCGCCGGCCGTTCGGCGCGTACCTCCGCCGCTTCACGTACGACACGGTCACCCACTCCGCCGAGGCGCTGCGCTACCTCATCGCGACGGTCGGCGCCGATCGCGTCATGCTCGGCAGTGACTACTGCTTCGACATGGGGTACAGGCGCCCGCGCGACATCGTCGTGAAGCAGAGGCACCTGTCCAAGGCCGGCCAGGCGAAGATCCTCGGCGGCAACGCGCTCAGGCTCCTCGGGCTCCGGTGAGCGCCGAGTTCTGGATCACGCAGGCGTTCAACGGCCTCTCGTACGGCTCGCTCCTCTTCCTGCTCGCGAGCGGGCTCTCGCTGATCTTCGGCGTCATGCGCATCGTGAACCTCGCGCACGGCTCGTACTTCATGCTCGGCGGCTACGTCGGCCTCTCGGTCGTCTGGCGCAGCGGGAGCTTCCCGGCGGCGCTCCTCGGCGGCGCCGTGGCGCTCGCGCTCGTCGGTGCCGGGATGGAGCGGTTCTTCCTCCGGCGCCTGACCGGCCAGACGCTCGGTCAGGTGCTGATGACGGTCGGGTTCGCGCTCATCTTCCAGGACCTGGCGCTCCTGATCTGGGGCGGCGACCCGTACGCGATCCCGGTCCCGGCGCCGCTCCAGGGCGTGCTCGTCGCGGGCGCGCTCCGCTTCCCCGTCTACCGCATCTTCATCATCGTGGTGGCGCTCGTCATCGGCGCGGCGCTCTGGCTTGCGCTCGACCGGACGCGCGTCGGCGCGATGCTCCGCGCGGCGGTGGACGACCGCGAGATGGCCCAGGGCGTCGGGATCCACGTGCCCCTCATCTCCCTCGGGGTCTTCGCGCTCGGCGCGGCGCTCGCGGCGCTCGGCGGCGTGATCGGCGCGGGCTTCCTCGGCGTCTACCCCGGCGCCGACTTCGAGGTGCTCCCCTACGCGTTCGTGGTCGTGATCGTCGGCGGGCTCGGGAGCCTGCCCGGCGCGATGGTGGGGAGCCTCCTCGTCGGCCTCCTCGACAATTTCGGCAAGGCGCTCTTCCCCGAGCTCTCCTACTTCACGCTCTTCGCGCCGATGGCGCTCATCCTGGCGCTCAAGCCCACGGGGCTCTTCGGGCGGGCGTGACCGGAGTGGCGGACCGCAAGACCCTCGCCGGCGCGGTGGCGCTCGCGGCGGCCGCGACCGTCGCGCCGTTCCTGCCCGCGTACCCGCTCACGCTCCTGACGCAGGCGGTGATCGTCGCCGTCTTCGCGATGAGCCTCGACGTGCTCCTCGGCTACACTGGGCTCCCCTCGCTCGGCCACGCCGCGTACTTCGGGATCGCCGCGTACACCGTCGGCATCCTCGCCACCGAGCGCGGGGTGGGGCTCGCGGGCTGCCTCGGCCTGGCGCTCCTCCTCGCGACGGCGACGGCCGCGGTCTTCGGCCTCCTCGCGATCCGCGCGACCGGCACCTACTTCCTCATGATCACGCTCGCCCTCGGCATGGTCGTCTGGGGGCTCGCGTTCCGCTGGGTCTCGATGACGAAGGGCGACAACGGCATCGCCGGCGTGCCGCGGCCCGAGCTCCCCCTGCCCTGGAGCCTCTCGGCGCCGCTTCCGTTCTTCTACTTCGCGCTGGTCGCGGCCGCGCTCGCGTGGGCCGCGATGGGCGTGCTCGTGCGCTCGCCGTTCGGCCTGGGCCTCAAGGGCATCCGCGAGAGCGAGTCACGCATGCGCGCCCTCGGCTACAGCGTGTGGCTCCACAAGTACCTCGCCTTCGTGATCTCCGGCTTCTTCGCCGGCGTCGCCGGCGTGCTGTGGGCCTACTACAACGGCTTCGTCGGCCCCGTGGATGTCCAGCTCGTCACGTCGGTCGAGACGCTCCTGATGGTCGCGCTCGGCGGCCCCGGCACGCTCGCCGGCCCGGCGCTCGGGGCCGCGCTCATCGTCTTCCTCAAGAACTTCGTCAGCGTGTACACGAAGCGCTGGCTCCTCATCCTGGGCGCCGTGTACATCGGCGTCATCCTGTGGGCGCCGCGCGGCGTGCTCGGCGCGTTCAGCCGCGGCGGGCGATAGCGCCGGACATGGGCCCGTGACCGCATACGCGCTCGAGCTCACGGGCGTCTCCAAGGCGTTCGGCGGGCTCCACGCCGTGGACGGCGTCGCGCTCGCCCTGCGCCCGGGCGAGCGCCGCGCGCTCATCGGCCCGAACGGCGCGGGCAAGACCACGCTCTTCAACCTGATCTCGGGCGAGCTCCCGGTCACCACGGGCACGATCGCGCTCTTCGGCCACGACGTCACGCGCACCGCCGCCCACCGGCGCGCCGCGCTCGGCCTCGCGCGGACGTTCCAGATCACGAACCTCTTCCCGAGCCTGACCGTGCTGGAGAACTGCCTCCTCGCGGTCCAGGGGCTCTCCGGCGTGAAGCTCGCGATGCACCGCCCGCTCGCGGGCTACGCCGGGCTCCACGCCCGGGCGCGGGCGACGCTCGACGCCGTCGGCCTCGTCGACCGCGCCGGCGCGACCGTGCGGGAGCTCTCGCACGGCGAGCAGCGCCAGCTCGAGATCGCGCTGGCGCTCGCCGGGAACCCGCGCCTGCTCCTCCTCGACGAGCCGACGGCGGGCCTCTCCCCCGGCGAGTCGCAGGCGATGGCGGAGCTCGTCAAGCGCCTCGACCCCGCGATCACCGTCCTGCTGATCGAGCACGACATGGACATCGCGCTCGAGATCGTCCAGCACGTGACCGTCCTCCACTACGGGCGCGTCATCGCCGACGGCACGCGCGAGGAGGTCCGGGCGAGCCCGCTCGTGCGCGAGATCTACCTCGGTGCTTGAGCTCGCGGACGTCCACACCTACTACGGCGACAGCCACGTGCTCCAGGGCCTGACGCTCGGCGTGGGCCCGAGCGAGGTCGTGACGATCCTGGGCCGCAACGGCATGGGCAAGACCACCCTCATACGCTCGATCATCGGCTTCACGCCGCCCCGCCGGGGCCGCGTCGCCTTCAAGGGCGAGGACGTCACGCGCTGGCCCCCGTTCCGCATGGTCGAGCGCGGGATGGCGCTCGTGCCCCAGGGACGCCGCGTCTTTCCCTCGCTCAGCGTCCGGGAAAACCTCGACGTCGCGCGGCGCGGGCGCGGGCGCTGGACCCTCGCGCGCGTGCTCGAGCTCTTCCCGCGGCTCGGCGAGAGGGCGGGCAGCCGCGCCGGCAAGCTCTCGGGCGGCGAGCAGCAGATGCTCGCGATCGGGCGCGCGCTCATGACCAACCCCGACCTCCTCCTGATGGACGAGCCGACCGAGGGGCTGGCGCCGCTGCTGGTGCGCGAGGTCGGCCGCGTGCTCGGCGAGCTCAAGCGCGAGGGGCTCTCGATCCTCCTCGTCGAGCAGAACCTGCCGCTGGCGCTCGGCGTCGCGGACCGCGTCCACATCCTGAGCCGCGGCCAGATCGTGCACTCCGGGCACCCGGCCGAGCTCCTCGCGAACGAGGACGTGAAATCGCGCTATCTTGGAGTCGCGTGATGCGCTTCGGCACGTTTTACTTCTTCCAGGCGCCGCCGGGCCACGGGCACGCCGACATCATCCACCGGGAGCTCGAGCAGGTCGAGTGGACCGAGGAGCTCGGCTTCGACGAGGTGTGGTTCACCGAGCACCACTTCATCGACTACGGCCTCTCCGTGGACCCCTCGACGCTCGCCGCGGCGGCGGCGTCCCGGACGCGCCGCGTGCGCATCGGCCTCGCCGCCGCGATCCTGCCCTTCCACCACCCGCTGCGCCTCGCCGAGCAGATGGCCCTCGTGGACATCGTCTCG from Candidatus Methylomirabilota bacterium includes:
- a CDS encoding ABC transporter ATP-binding protein, translated to MTAYALELTGVSKAFGGLHAVDGVALALRPGERRALIGPNGAGKTTLFNLISGELPVTTGTIALFGHDVTRTAAHRRAALGLARTFQITNLFPSLTVLENCLLAVQGLSGVKLAMHRPLAGYAGLHARARATLDAVGLVDRAGATVRELSHGEQRQLEIALALAGNPRLLLLDEPTAGLSPGESQAMAELVKRLDPAITVLLIEHDMDIALEIVQHVTVLHYGRVIADGTREEVRASPLVREIYLGA
- a CDS encoding branched-chain amino acid ABC transporter permease, whose amino-acid sequence is MSAEFWITQAFNGLSYGSLLFLLASGLSLIFGVMRIVNLAHGSYFMLGGYVGLSVVWRSGSFPAALLGGAVALALVGAGMERFFLRRLTGQTLGQVLMTVGFALIFQDLALLIWGGDPYAIPVPAPLQGVLVAGALRFPVYRIFIIVVALVIGAALWLALDRTRVGAMLRAAVDDREMAQGVGIHVPLISLGVFALGAALAALGGVIGAGFLGVYPGADFEVLPYAFVVVIVGGLGSLPGAMVGSLLVGLLDNFGKALFPELSYFTLFAPMALILALKPTGLFGRA
- a CDS encoding amidohydrolase family protein, whose translation is MTSPRAVDIHSHFYPEAFLKVIEAEGAPFGARVDRSSAKGPAIAVNGAPGPPLDATYWDLDRRVRAMDKAGVELHALSLTVPMVYWARGETATRAARAVNDAMAEAHRAYPGRFVGCATLPLQEPGRALAELERAAKLPGIRAVYLGTNVNGRELSDPAFEPIYARCEALRLPVLLHPISVIGAERLRPFYLGNLLGNPFDNAIAAAHLVFGGVLDRHPKLEVCLPHAGGALPYLFGRLQHGQRVRPEARGRARRPFGAYLRRFTYDTVTHSAEALRYLIATVGADRVMLGSDYCFDMGYRRPRDIVVKQRHLSKAGQAKILGGNALRLLGLR
- a CDS encoding ABC transporter ATP-binding protein, producing MLELADVHTYYGDSHVLQGLTLGVGPSEVVTILGRNGMGKTTLIRSIIGFTPPRRGRVAFKGEDVTRWPPFRMVERGMALVPQGRRVFPSLSVRENLDVARRGRGRWTLARVLELFPRLGERAGSRAGKLSGGEQQMLAIGRALMTNPDLLLMDEPTEGLAPLLVREVGRVLGELKREGLSILLVEQNLPLALGVADRVHILSRGQIVHSGHPAELLANEDVKSRYLGVA
- a CDS encoding branched-chain amino acid ABC transporter permease, with translation MTGVADRKTLAGAVALAAAATVAPFLPAYPLTLLTQAVIVAVFAMSLDVLLGYTGLPSLGHAAYFGIAAYTVGILATERGVGLAGCLGLALLLATATAAVFGLLAIRATGTYFLMITLALGMVVWGLAFRWVSMTKGDNGIAGVPRPELPLPWSLSAPLPFFYFALVAAALAWAAMGVLVRSPFGLGLKGIRESESRMRALGYSVWLHKYLAFVISGFFAGVAGVLWAYYNGFVGPVDVQLVTSVETLLMVALGGPGTLAGPALGAALIVFLKNFVSVYTKRWLLILGAVYIGVILWAPRGVLGAFSRGGR